One genomic segment of Candidatus Neomarinimicrobiota bacterium includes these proteins:
- the sprA gene encoding cell surface protein SprA has product MRTIAKIILSLITIWPSVYGQTDEVQSVGVTFTMRAKFYQPATTPIFDSPNQGLFFSDTSLFLASPMGKLKLNSLKYTLEMDSTATYFTMSQMMDGKPIGIPTVVSIDEYVALSLDHNIKTLLKKTASGRLQGEDSGQEGQSFELIGADIAGQRVSLRVRGNVNITGKLRREDRSKTTNTNNQQQSNTFQIEQKQAFKIEGKIGDRISIQVDQDSERDFDFENNMEIFYNGNEDEIIQRVEAGNISLSLPGTKLAMFSGQNNGLFGLKALAKVGPIDITAIASLERGRKEKLSLNGNSESSEVTVDDYNRRRNTYFYVNHFYRRKSYPLNNQGQYRLTGRSVQSIRVYKYTSFNQGDQITNFAQIYNNPETDTTWATSRHVIQLKQGVDEDFVLYEDLGVIRMNSPVQDNEVLAIAYRDTFLNADNMDQTNLTVPEYDPLLNEKRWFQEGSNIALGTPGISDTLKLKLLKPDGALPGDPTWDLEWKNVFYLNTSGINAEGFDLKIRESLGGEEAELTDGGQSFLQLFGLDRKGVDTEPLPDGIIDLDYENILNLRRGELIFPYLIPFQADTVVTGQPIWMTNAAGAPLNNGGNPNLSTPENKKYSSKSFYDFPISSTSEYKKDNKFKMHISYANQSSSFNLGFNVIEGSEEVTLNNQLLERGASKDYTIDYFSGQLIILNEAALAPGADLDIKYELNEFFQLDKKVILGTRAELKFGENDNSFIGLSAIYFSKSSIDEKVRVGKEPMENFIWDLNTKISQDLPWLTRGLDWLPLIKTDATSNITVSGEIAQVIPNPNTSVNKDLGDVGLAYIDDFEGSRREAQLSIIRGAWGLSSIPADGTDRGNYERAYTYWYNPYNRVLTKQIWPNKETSAQAQNDVTDIMVLNVIPDSSFSVKAGGAPGDAWGGIQRSLSSGYYDQSTSKFLELWVKGDQGRLHVDLGYISEDLQEPGQNWNVEILDQTVKKGFGQLDTEDISTDVFPQGDGFVDEAEDLGIDGLRAEIDAVDISLYGYHHPSWDHYEFDPNPENGSINYRHINGTEGNLGIEGGTYPNTEDLNNDGALDTRNAYFTMDVDLTTEDYIAGRTKYSDGTETGWKLIRIPLVDFEKAGENPQLALWSQVKFSRLWMDEVPAGGALLQIATVDIVGNDWQERGVFSQYDRVETSITDSLHGTLNVTVINTEDNPGRYNSDGVPGSYSSPPAGVSGILDPITQLRSKEQSLVIRADNLEPGHTVVTDKLFQGSTAKDFIHYKSLKMFIHGWDKTRGGSYESTFTNYAMQDSSDLEFFFRFGETDDAFYEIRRPIYPGWDERNHLEVNMADLANFKLSLDDSLFIIQRSTEIGEGLDSTYNDTLYWSALPPEFKYASKEFPDGSSIAVKGKPSLSRVRLLKAGFKNLSTQPMSGEIWMDELRLSDVEKNTATAYRANVSLQFADVAKLNMDIQRDDADFHNVQQQFGTGDNSLAANISGSVSLHKFLPSSWGLNIPISASYRQSEKQPKYITGSDIRIADLDPSLQDTLKTMTSRNESYSWNVSLSKKVKSEHWLPKYTIDNMNFKVGATNSTASNAQKSEQNSEKIDGSFSYKINLGKDFTVTPLTFLESLPLVGEGLSTTTIGYLPTNIGVDGSMVENKSSSVFRNLNAPPQKPTHQLSMNRRFNVDWNLLNTVSAKFNASLSNNLDSLKNRKEDIIRELDFGHLGSYKESYSLNWNPQGLKLLSPTFSYSSNFSTTDKINVDQPGLDLNVSSNTSANMALTVSEVFGLVHKPENTKKKSAGSSSTQSARGRGRGRVAPTPEQDQAKETTEEVKEPLTFTKILDLTYTTLDRIDPISLSVTQGQSTSNMRQIASLDTVAVIREGDTTGVADSLTLVVKEIDINSVGYGYRMGYNTALNNLNHPDATNPVATSGNFNLTTRTGLKLTKTLSTKLTFTFGQKTTLVNKSQGEVINTNIDFLPSGNFYGAPKDEYKSFGNSGFPLPSFNLRYSGLKDIEWLKQYITGASLDMNYAGKKTANQEKGILIRETYSIAFSPLIGLSIQGKKGINGSLNYSMTKNISNSIDVDKFISSNQSFNQSVNAGLSYSHRGGMTIPLPMMEDKYLENNIDFRLEIAYTHEQEYTGTENATSIEFGEGRYTKTLSARPSIQYSFTDKVSGNVSYDYRITDTRDHGRQDVGDFQFGVNIQIKG; this is encoded by the coding sequence GTGAGAACGATTGCAAAAATTATATTATCCCTGATTACCATCTGGCCATCTGTTTATGGTCAGACAGATGAGGTGCAATCTGTTGGTGTCACCTTCACCATGCGGGCAAAATTTTACCAACCCGCCACTACCCCCATCTTTGATAGTCCAAATCAGGGGCTGTTCTTTAGCGATACCTCACTGTTCCTGGCTTCACCTATGGGTAAACTAAAATTGAACTCTCTCAAATACACCCTGGAGATGGATAGTACAGCAACCTATTTCACCATGTCACAGATGATGGATGGCAAGCCCATCGGCATCCCTACTGTGGTTTCTATTGATGAATACGTTGCCCTCAGTCTTGACCACAACATAAAGACTCTGCTTAAAAAAACAGCCTCGGGTCGTCTTCAAGGAGAGGATTCTGGTCAAGAGGGTCAATCCTTTGAATTGATTGGTGCCGATATTGCCGGACAACGCGTTTCCCTGCGAGTGCGTGGAAATGTAAATATCACAGGGAAGCTCCGCCGAGAGGATAGATCCAAAACCACCAACACAAATAATCAACAGCAGTCCAATACCTTTCAGATTGAACAGAAGCAGGCCTTTAAAATTGAAGGTAAAATCGGGGATCGCATCAGCATCCAGGTCGATCAGGACAGTGAGCGGGATTTTGATTTCGAAAACAATATGGAAATCTTCTACAACGGGAATGAGGATGAAATCATTCAGAGAGTAGAAGCTGGAAATATTTCCTTGAGTCTTCCTGGCACCAAGCTGGCCATGTTCTCTGGCCAAAATAATGGTCTTTTCGGGCTAAAAGCCCTGGCTAAAGTAGGACCTATTGATATCACCGCCATTGCCTCGCTAGAGCGTGGTCGTAAAGAAAAATTATCCTTGAATGGCAACTCTGAATCTTCTGAAGTTACGGTGGATGACTACAACCGTCGCCGCAACACCTACTTCTATGTCAATCACTTCTACCGTCGCAAATCATATCCTTTAAATAACCAGGGACAGTATCGCCTGACGGGCCGATCCGTGCAATCCATTCGAGTCTATAAGTACACCTCTTTCAATCAGGGTGATCAAATTACAAATTTTGCACAGATTTATAATAATCCTGAAACTGATACTACCTGGGCTACAAGCCGGCATGTTATTCAGCTTAAACAGGGAGTAGACGAGGATTTCGTCCTGTATGAAGATTTGGGTGTCATTCGAATGAACAGCCCTGTGCAGGACAATGAAGTATTGGCTATTGCATACAGGGATACATTTTTAAACGCTGACAATATGGATCAGACCAACTTGACTGTCCCTGAATATGACCCCCTGCTAAATGAAAAGCGGTGGTTTCAAGAAGGAAGCAACATTGCTCTCGGTACACCTGGTATTTCAGATACCCTTAAATTGAAACTGCTAAAACCTGATGGTGCGCTTCCCGGTGACCCTACCTGGGATCTGGAATGGAAAAATGTTTTCTATCTGAATACCTCAGGAATTAACGCAGAAGGCTTTGATCTTAAAATCAGGGAGAGTCTTGGGGGAGAAGAAGCTGAGCTGACTGACGGAGGACAATCATTCCTGCAATTGTTTGGGTTGGATAGAAAGGGTGTGGATACAGAACCCCTGCCTGATGGCATCATTGATTTGGATTATGAGAACATCCTCAACCTGAGACGCGGTGAGCTCATTTTTCCCTATCTTATCCCGTTTCAGGCAGATACGGTGGTGACAGGTCAACCAATCTGGATGACCAACGCCGCAGGAGCGCCCCTGAATAATGGTGGTAATCCAAATCTCTCAACACCAGAAAACAAGAAGTACTCCAGCAAGTCCTTTTACGACTTTCCGATCTCTTCGACTTCTGAGTATAAAAAAGACAACAAATTCAAAATGCACATCAGCTATGCCAACCAGAGTTCAAGCTTCAATCTAGGATTCAACGTGATCGAGGGCTCGGAGGAAGTCACCCTCAATAACCAACTTCTGGAAAGGGGTGCCTCCAAAGATTATACCATTGACTATTTTTCAGGACAGTTGATCATCTTGAATGAGGCTGCCCTGGCTCCTGGTGCTGATCTGGATATTAAGTATGAATTGAACGAATTTTTCCAGCTTGATAAAAAGGTGATTCTGGGAACCAGAGCAGAACTCAAATTCGGAGAAAATGATAATTCCTTTATCGGATTGAGTGCTATTTACTTCTCCAAAAGCAGTATTGATGAAAAGGTCCGGGTTGGCAAAGAACCCATGGAAAACTTTATCTGGGATTTAAACACTAAAATCTCTCAAGACCTCCCCTGGCTGACACGCGGGTTGGATTGGTTGCCCCTGATAAAGACCGACGCAACTTCCAATATCACTGTGAGCGGTGAAATTGCTCAAGTTATCCCTAATCCAAACACCTCTGTCAATAAGGACCTGGGAGATGTAGGTCTGGCTTATATCGATGACTTTGAAGGTAGTCGACGCGAAGCCCAACTAAGCATTATTCGTGGTGCCTGGGGTCTATCATCTATTCCTGCTGATGGTACCGATCGAGGGAATTATGAGCGAGCATACACCTATTGGTATAATCCATATAATCGCGTCTTGACCAAGCAAATCTGGCCCAATAAGGAAACCAGTGCTCAGGCTCAGAATGATGTTACTGACATTATGGTGCTCAATGTTATTCCAGATTCTTCCTTTTCGGTAAAGGCGGGTGGGGCCCCGGGAGATGCCTGGGGTGGCATTCAGCGTTCCCTTTCCTCAGGTTACTATGACCAGTCCACATCTAAATTCCTGGAGTTATGGGTCAAGGGAGACCAGGGAAGATTACACGTTGATCTGGGATATATAAGTGAGGATCTACAGGAGCCGGGACAGAACTGGAATGTGGAGATTCTTGATCAGACAGTGAAAAAAGGGTTTGGTCAACTAGATACAGAAGATATTTCCACAGATGTCTTCCCACAAGGGGACGGTTTTGTAGATGAAGCCGAGGACCTGGGAATTGATGGACTGCGGGCTGAGATCGATGCAGTCGATATTAGTCTGTATGGTTATCATCATCCATCATGGGATCATTATGAGTTCGATCCTAACCCTGAGAACGGATCCATTAATTATCGTCATATCAATGGTACCGAGGGCAACCTTGGCATCGAAGGTGGCACCTACCCCAACACAGAAGATTTGAACAATGATGGTGCCCTGGATACTCGGAATGCGTATTTCACCATGGATGTTGATCTAACCACAGAAGATTACATAGCAGGGCGAACCAAATATAGCGATGGTACTGAAACAGGGTGGAAACTCATACGAATTCCTCTGGTTGATTTTGAAAAAGCAGGTGAAAATCCACAATTGGCACTCTGGTCTCAGGTCAAATTTTCCCGTCTATGGATGGATGAAGTGCCAGCAGGTGGTGCGTTATTGCAGATTGCAACCGTTGATATCGTTGGAAATGATTGGCAGGAGCGTGGCGTTTTCTCACAGTACGATAGAGTTGAAACCAGCATCACCGATTCCCTCCACGGGACCTTGAATGTCACAGTCATTAATACTGAAGACAATCCAGGCCGCTACAACTCCGACGGGGTTCCAGGTAGTTATTCATCCCCCCCTGCAGGTGTTTCAGGAATCCTGGATCCCATTACCCAATTGCGCTCCAAAGAACAGTCGCTGGTCATACGGGCTGATAATCTTGAACCAGGCCATACCGTAGTAACCGATAAATTATTTCAGGGCTCAACGGCCAAGGATTTTATCCACTATAAGAGCTTGAAAATGTTTATCCATGGTTGGGACAAGACGCGGGGTGGCAGCTACGAGTCCACTTTTACTAATTATGCGATGCAAGACAGTTCTGATCTGGAATTCTTTTTCCGCTTCGGTGAAACCGACGATGCTTTTTATGAAATACGTCGTCCCATTTATCCAGGGTGGGATGAACGCAATCATTTAGAAGTCAACATGGCAGATCTGGCGAACTTTAAATTGTCCCTGGATGACTCATTATTCATCATCCAGCGGAGCACTGAAATTGGCGAGGGATTGGATAGCACCTACAACGATACACTCTACTGGTCAGCCCTGCCTCCAGAGTTTAAATACGCCAGCAAAGAATTCCCTGACGGTAGCAGCATCGCCGTCAAAGGAAAGCCCTCATTGAGCAGAGTTCGACTACTAAAGGCTGGATTCAAGAACCTTTCCACCCAGCCTATGTCTGGTGAAATATGGATGGATGAGCTGCGTCTCAGTGATGTGGAAAAAAATACTGCCACTGCTTATCGAGCCAACGTGAGCCTGCAATTTGCAGATGTTGCTAAACTGAATATGGATATTCAGCGTGATGATGCTGATTTCCACAATGTCCAACAGCAATTTGGTACCGGTGACAATTCTCTTGCTGCCAATATCAGTGGAAGTGTTTCCCTTCATAAATTTTTACCCAGTTCCTGGGGGTTAAATATCCCAATCTCTGCCTCCTACAGGCAAAGCGAGAAACAGCCAAAATATATTACGGGTAGTGATATCCGGATAGCAGACCTGGATCCATCCCTCCAGGATACGCTGAAAACCATGACCAGCCGGAACGAGTCTTACAGTTGGAACGTCTCCCTCTCAAAAAAAGTAAAATCTGAGCACTGGCTCCCCAAATACACCATAGATAATATGAATTTCAAGGTAGGTGCCACCAATAGCACGGCATCCAATGCCCAGAAAAGTGAACAAAATTCAGAAAAAATAGATGGAAGCTTCTCCTATAAGATCAATCTGGGCAAAGATTTCACAGTAACACCCCTGACCTTTCTGGAATCCCTGCCCCTTGTCGGTGAGGGTCTATCCACTACCACCATCGGGTATCTGCCCACCAATATCGGGGTTGATGGTTCTATGGTGGAAAACAAGTCCTCAAGCGTATTCCGAAATCTCAATGCACCACCTCAAAAGCCAACACATCAATTGAGTATGAATCGTCGTTTTAACGTAGACTGGAATCTTTTAAATACCGTCAGTGCAAAATTCAATGCCTCCCTCTCTAACAATCTGGATAGCTTGAAGAATCGCAAAGAGGATATTATCAGGGAATTGGATTTTGGTCATCTGGGAAGCTACAAAGAGTCCTATAGTCTGAATTGGAACCCCCAGGGGTTGAAGCTCCTTTCGCCCACATTTTCCTATTCATCAAACTTTTCGACCACTGATAAAATTAATGTGGATCAACCAGGTCTTGACTTGAATGTGAGCTCAAATACCTCTGCCAATATGGCCTTAACTGTATCAGAAGTTTTTGGTCTTGTACACAAGCCAGAGAACACGAAAAAGAAATCTGCTGGCAGTTCAAGCACCCAGTCTGCAAGAGGCCGGGGACGCGGAAGGGTGGCTCCGACTCCTGAGCAAGACCAGGCGAAAGAAACGACTGAAGAGGTCAAAGAGCCCCTGACCTTTACAAAAATCCTGGATTTGACTTATACAACACTGGATCGGATTGATCCAATTTCATTAAGCGTCACCCAGGGACAAAGCACCAGCAATATGCGCCAAATAGCCTCCCTTGACACGGTAGCCGTTATTCGTGAAGGGGATACCACAGGGGTTGCAGATTCGTTGACCCTCGTCGTTAAAGAAATTGATATAAACAGCGTAGGGTATGGCTATCGCATGGGATACAATACTGCCCTGAACAATCTTAATCATCCAGATGCCACCAACCCCGTTGCCACCAGTGGAAATTTTAATTTGACAACTCGCACAGGTCTCAAGCTAACCAAAACGTTGTCTACAAAACTCACCTTCACCTTTGGTCAAAAAACAACCCTGGTGAATAAGAGTCAGGGGGAGGTTATCAACACCAACATAGACTTCCTGCCCAGCGGAAACTTTTACGGAGCACCTAAGGATGAGTATAAATCATTTGGTAACTCAGGTTTCCCACTGCCCTCCTTTAACTTGAGGTACTCTGGGCTCAAGGATATTGAATGGCTAAAACAATATATCACCGGTGCCAGCCTGGATATGAATTATGCTGGCAAAAAAACAGCAAATCAGGAGAAGGGAATTCTCATAAGAGAGACTTACTCCATCGCATTTTCTCCCCTCATCGGGTTGAGTATTCAGGGCAAAAAAGGCATTAATGGTTCTCTTAATTACAGCATGACAAAAAACATCAGTAACTCCATTGATGTTGACAAGTTTATCTCATCAAATCAGAGTTTTAATCAATCGGTGAATGCCGGTCTCTCCTATTCACATCGGGGCGGGATGACTATTCCCCTCCCCATGATGGAGGATAAGTATCTTGAGAACAACATCGATTTCCGTCTGGAAATAGCATATACGCATGAACAGGAATATACGGGGACTGAAAACGCTACTTCTATTGAATTTGGCGAGGGTCGATACACCAAGACGCTATCAGCCAGACCCAGCATTCAGTACAGCTTCACAGATAAAGTTTCCGGCAACGTCTCCTATGACTATCGTATCACGGATACCCGTGATCATGGTAGGCAGGATGTTGGCGATTTTCAATTTGGTGTAAACATCCAGATCAAGGGTTAG
- the rdgB gene encoding RdgB/HAM1 family non-canonical purine NTP pyrophosphatase: MKLLLATQNKHKVEELTRLMQAYAVEVVSLLEYPEIGEIVEDGDTLEANALIKARAGFAHCGIPTIADDTGLAVEALNGAPGVYAARYAGENVTYDDNVQKMLDEMAHVPEDQRQAKFQTVAVFYDGTETVTAMGEVLGLITTERQGTSGFGYDPIFYIPEKQKTYAQMDLEEKNNLSHRKRAFAKLIDQLSQSHRAFKVELNN; encoded by the coding sequence ATGAAATTGCTGCTGGCCACACAGAACAAACACAAGGTTGAGGAATTAACACGTCTCATGCAAGCCTATGCTGTTGAAGTTGTGTCGCTCCTGGAGTACCCGGAAATCGGTGAAATTGTCGAAGATGGTGATACGCTTGAAGCCAATGCCCTCATCAAAGCCCGGGCTGGATTTGCCCATTGTGGTATACCCACCATCGCTGACGATACGGGTCTGGCTGTTGAGGCTTTAAATGGAGCTCCTGGGGTGTATGCAGCCCGATATGCTGGTGAAAACGTAACCTACGACGACAATGTTCAGAAAATGCTTGATGAAATGGCCCATGTTCCAGAAGATCAAAGACAGGCTAAATTCCAGACTGTCGCCGTCTTTTATGATGGCACTGAAACTGTGACTGCCATGGGCGAAGTTCTTGGATTGATTACCACAGAGCGTCAGGGTACTTCTGGTTTTGGATACGACCCCATTTTCTACATACCTGAGAAGCAAAAAACCTATGCACAAATGGATCTTGAAGAAAAAAATAATTTGAGCCACCGAAAACGAGCATTCGCCAAACTTATTGATCAACTAAGCCAATCACACCGCGCATTTAAAGTGGAGCTAAATAATTAG